The Ictalurus punctatus breed USDA103 chromosome 17, Coco_2.0, whole genome shotgun sequence sequence TCATCActaaatggattattttcccattaCAGCAACAGTGTTTTATGCAGCTTGTAtcgcagcaatttgccaatgattaaattttttttattcagtcattcatcACTTTCTATCCAATTAcagtaatgtttaatgttgtggaacatccacacacaaaaaagagcAGCTACAGttaatggaataaaaaaaaacaactatcaTTTCAACTTTGCAACCCACCAGTTTCTTTCCTGCGATGAAAACTTTAGTCAAGTTATAGCTTGacattatatacattaaaaacattaatatataatttaaattaaacaagGAGCAAGTATGAAATATGGTCTTAAGAATACCAATGGTATACATAGCATTCCTCAGAAGTGATTTGCCTCGCGACCTCACCTGGCTTATAGTGGGTTTCTCTGTGGGTGGAATTCTTAAGTTGACTGGATCACCAGACTCATTAACAGGGCAAGATCCAGGAGGTGGAAGGTGGTATATATTTTGAACTTTTCCGTTCAGCATGTCTGACACCTGAAAGAGATGCCGAAAACAATCAATTTAGCATTGCATTCTCTCTAAAACATGAGCAGACAAACACTCAAAATTGTCCATCATAGCACTTATTTATGGCTGTGTTCACCTTTTCTGTAATTTGGCTCCGGatgcttaaaatatatatatatatatatatatatatatatatatatatatatatatatatatatatatttttttaaacaggcaCGAGTCATAACTTTCATCTCTACCTTTGAGAAAGTCTAGTTTTGCTTTTTGCTGGTCATTACTgctctgtgagctttgccttttatggagttttgtgggcgtcaccaaatgcaaatcagctgtgccGTGCACATGTCTGGTCATTGAACAGGTAATTCATATTCATCAACTTATGCACGCTAGTATGAACAAATCCAGCCTTTTCCTGAAACTTTTgtcaatttgaaaaaaaaattctgttcagTTTCacttacaaaaacatttacaaaactaCTTTACTAAAAGACTGACGAATGAAGCCCATTGTTTGTAGAACTACAATACAGAGGAGATGGAAGCAGCGTGATGGATCTGACCTCCTCCTCTGCCATGGGGTGAGGTGGACTGGACATTGCTCTCTCTCGTACTGTGGGGTTGTTCCTCATCCACGATCTGCAGATGGGGTAGAGTGGAGTGTTGCTACTGAACTGCGCCAAATCCACACTGCGATCAAACAGCTTGATGATGTACGAGTCTGATGAAAACAATCAGACACCCAGGTCAGGATTAAATGCCACAAGTTAAGGTTTAAATTATACAACTATGACATTACAGACTAGTCCAGAATCATTGATAGCCTTCAGGagattaaacacaaaataataataataataataataataataataataataaaaattaatgacATCTGCAATTAGTGATATTCTGAGCTTAAAAATATGGGATGCcgtaatattattaaaaaaaatatagaggAAATGCTAGAGGAAATTTAAGTAGTTTCCCCAACTGcctaaatagaaaaaaaattatatgcattaaaaatgaataatagtTAGTTTTGTCCACTATCTTGAAAGATTTACTTTAATATATTACATTAATTAAATGTGACAACTTCAAAAACACTTTCAGAAAGGAATAACGGACGCGTTTTAAAATAGGATTCTTACTTTGTTTGTGCTGGTTAGTCTCAGTTAAACCGTCCTCCATCTCTTTGCGCTTCTTTCTTCGGTGTTGTGCAAAGCGTGAAGACGGCCTGTGGCgcaaaaaaagtttaaaagaaaaaaaagaaatccagcCCGAAATATAACATTCATACAATATATTACATTTCTTAACACAAAGTGACTATGGTTTACAGCCTCACAATACGATCTAACATACAGCACACAAGAATCCATGGTTtttctagaatgtttttgctgtgatcttcattcattttcactggAGGTGCATTTCCGCTTTTTCTTACTCTAAAAGTAAATGATGAATGTCAAACTATAAATGCTGAAGATGATGACATTAGTTTAATCTCTAACTAAGAAAATGCCAAGAGGCATATGGTAGCACGGactgtttgcaaaaaaaaacaaaaaaaacaacaacaacaagataCAATGAGGATTTTCTTACCTTTTCCCAAGAGAGGAAGGGGATAAGTccctataaataaaaaaaaaatcagaaagtATTGCAAGAGCTACTGATATACTTTCctcttcacagaaaaaaaaataaataaataaaaaggcatcAAGACTGAAATGATACAGAAGGTTTAATGTGATTTTTCATCCTTTTCCACCAGGGGGTCCTATTAGCACACAGTAACCCTCACTGCAAGATAGTTGGAAAGTTATTGAATGGCAAAACACTGTACTGAGAACTGCACGGACTAGCtattaaatatttgatgatacatATAGAAATGCTTCATCCGTATCACAGAAGCACTTTgaacatgtttattttacataaaacagATACTTAAAAGGCATATTGTGTTACAAACTCACAATAATAACATGTGATTGGCTAAGGTGAGGCAATGACATCAGGACATGTATGTTTTTTTGACAGTTTGATATACTGTATGCGCCATGCAGATCTCATTGTAATGTTCacttacagtcatgtgaaaaaataagtacaccctacggaaattgttgtcttttttgacatatttggacaagcatatttgatcatttttttaaacagtgcctattaatgaagctgATATActtaaacaaaaccacaaggaaaattagctttttcaatcatttattcaacacaaatatcaatagatgtgatgttctgtgaaaaaagtaagtacacccttggcctcaggagctagtattgccccctgaCACTGGcaattttgaccactcttccatgcaatattcttcaagttgcaagatgtttgagggtttaaTGCTCGTTTCaaatccacaacatttcaatgagattcaaatccgggttttgactaggccattccataaccctcagtttcttatttttgagccattccttggtggatttgctagtgtgcttgggatcattatccttttgaaaggtccactttcggttcaacttcaactttcggacagatagCCTCACATTACCTTCAAGCACTCtctgatatgatgcagaattcatagttgcatcaatgattgcaagctgtccagtccctgaggcagcaaagtgacccaaaccataacatttccaccaccatgcttcacagttagtatgaggtgcttctcctgagaagttgtctttggtctgtgccaaacatgtctgctgttactcaggccaaacaactctatctttgattcgtctgtccacaTTCATCAACACATTATTCTAAAAGGCCTGGTCAAACCAGAGGACGTTTTAAGAAGTTAGCCCGTTTTCAAAACTTAAATGATAATATCGCACTAATGAAATCATTTCACAATGTTCTATTCGGTTGATGCAGAACACTGAGCTTTCGGTAGATATAGAAGATAGATATGGTTATTTTCAGCGTAGACTCAAGAGACACAACAGCCAGACTGCAAAGTAGAACAACTCACCCTGTGTTCCCCTATCCAAGTCAACATCATGGATGAGGAGTTAAATTTTGCAGTTATGTATTCAGCATGAATAAATgtttgaataaaacacttgattGTGTTGTGTAAAAGAAGCAGCAGAAGGACGTACTTGCTCATGGAGTCTGCGACCATTTTTCCCGAATCATCCTCATTCTGATCTCTGCACAGGAAGGAAAAGAGAACAAAGATGATTAGAGAGCTGGTACTACAGTCAATTGTAAGAAAAGCCCACTTCCTGcagtaaaaaataatttcattactACAAGTAAGATAAGCAAGAGCaacaattcagttcaatttcattttaaattaaatacataaaagccagaaatcatcatcatcatcatcatcatcatatacaCTGCTATCATTTAATAATGGAGATCATAAGCTTACTACATATTATAAgtattttcatatatttaaaataaaaccccaattccaaaaaagttgggacactgtaaaacataaatAGAAACAGATTgcgatgatttgcaaatctcaaacccatatattattcacaataaaatgtagaaaacatatcaaatgtttaaactgaggaaatgtacagttttaaggaaaaaaaataggtaattttgaatttgatggccacaacatgtCTTGGGACAGGGTCAACTTAAGGCTGGAAAactaagtgttactaaaaagataCAGCTGGGAGAACATTtagcaactaattaggttaattggcaacaggtcagtaacatgattgggtataaaaagagtatcttacagaagcagagtctctcagaagtaaagatgggatggaatctggatggaagcaggtTACTTTAGGTTGCCCTAAAACCTTTCCATACCtaccatcacaggacacaatcacatatacattcatacattttggaaatgccaatctgccttccatgcatgtctttggactgggggaggaaaccggagtacccggaggaaaccccggcagcccgggaggacatgcaaactccacacacagttCCACGGTGTGAATCGAGCCCCCAATGCTGGAGGTGTGACGCGAGCGTGCTCaccactaatccaccatgcGCCCCCTTCTTAGTTATTATGACAGTTAAAATGTACCTGTTTATAAAATTGTCACAAAGAATGCCCATgcatgcttgtttgtttgtttgcccctctaacaataataaaaaaaaaaaccaacaacaaagtAAAGCAGTTACTCTCAAACTGACCTCTCACTGTCACTTTTCTCCACCAGACCTTGCAGCACTGCATCCAGACGACTTCGGGCAACAGCACCCTCAGTATCTTCAACAGAAAACCGGACACGGCAGACGTCTTAATGTGTCATTGAGGACACTGAATAAAAATCCAGTACGAGTCTTACACATAACATATTAAACACATGAGAAAGAGATGCTCGGTCTCATTGCTCCTTACCTGGTTTCTCCATCTTAACTTTCATGTGAAGCATTTTGACTGCAGACTTGTCCTCGTTCAGCAAATACTCACCTCCGAGTCCATTAGCTGATCCTGCTagatacaaacaaacaaacaaacaaataaaaaatcacagTGGTTAAGTAGAAGCATGGATTAGCCCAAGTGCACCAAGATGTTAAATACAGAGATCTTTCTAAATCACATTTACAGGATTTAGACGGTATGTTGCGTCTTCAGTTTGGAAGCACAATAGGTTTATAATCACAAACGTCCTGATGAATCATTTGCTTGctaggggtaaaaaaaaaaaattgcattataCCTATCTGACAAATGATAAATTACACCAGACACGTGAtataaatgtgtagaaatatTAGGAAAACGAGAGAATTTTTTAGCACACACTTTTTCTTGATCAACACAGCCGGTCATATAGTTTATATTCCAGACGTTAATAATGCAATTGATGATCATACCAAACATTACACAACATCATAGTCTGTAAAAGAATGAAAGCTTGCTAGTTAAGTCACAGTGTTTAAACTGCTTAATGATTAGTCTTTAACTCACACTATCTAACTGAAGAGAAATACACTTAATTTACTGGCTAAACAATAACTAAGTAACCAACTAAGCTGTTCTGTTTGTGCTATAATGAGCGTAAAtgatataaatacatttca is a genomic window containing:
- the lin37 gene encoding protein lin-37 homolog isoform X1, encoding MLHMKVKMEKPDTEGAVARSRLDAVLQGLVEKSDSERDQNEDDSGKMVADSMSKDLSPSSLGKRPSSRFAQHRRKKRKEMEDGLTETNQHKQNSYIIKLFDRSVDLAQFSSNTPLYPICRSWMRNNPTVRERAMSSPPHPMAEEEVSDMLNGKVQNIYHLPPPGSCPVNESGDPVNLRIPPTEKPTISQSTDTASGASSLMFNHMKRWKKIRQKWKEASNKNQLRYSESIKVLKEMYER
- the lin37 gene encoding protein lin-37 homolog (The RefSeq protein has 2 substitutions compared to this genomic sequence), yielding MLHMTVKMEKPDTEGAVARSRLDAVLQGLVEKSDSERDQNEDDSGKMVADSMSKDLSPSSLGKRPSSRFAQHRRKKRKEMEDGLTETNQHKQNSYIIKLFDRSVDLAQFSSNTPLYPICRSWMRNNPTVRERAMSSPPHPMAEEEVSDMLNGKVQNIYHLPPPGSCPVNESGDPVNLRIPPTEKPTISQSTDTASGASSLMFNHMKRWKKIRQKWKEASNKNQLRYSESIKVLKGMYER
- the lin37 gene encoding protein lin-37 homolog isoform X2, which gives rise to MVADSMSKDLSPSSLGKRPSSRFAQHRRKKRKEMEDGLTETNQHKQNSYIIKLFDRSVDLAQFSSNTPLYPICRSWMRNNPTVRERAMSSPPHPMAEEEVSDMLNGKVQNIYHLPPPGSCPVNESGDPVNLRIPPTEKPTISQSTDTASGASSLMFNHMKRWKKIRQKWKEASNKNQLRYSESIKVLKEMYER